The following is a genomic window from Phycisphaeraceae bacterium.
ATGGGCGGCGATATGTCTATCAGCAGCAGCCCCGGAAAAGGTACGCGGATCCAACTCTCTGCGCCGTTGTCGCTGCCCCAATCCATTAGTTCACAAGGAGCAACATTGGCCTCGATTGCGTCGCCGGTCGTAATGCCATCGGCTGCGCCGTCAACAAAAAATGTTATCCGCGTGCTCCTTGCGGATGACCACCGCATCCTGCGCGAAGGGATTGCCGGCCTGTTGCGCGGGCAACCTTTTATCGAAGTAGTCGGCCAGGCGGAAGATGGACAAATGGCTCTGGAAATGGCACGCGTGCTTCGACCGGATGTCGTGGTGATGGATGTAACGATGCCTCGACTCAACGGCATTGAGTCAACTCGCGCGATCAAGCGAGAGATCCCGGGGGTTCAGATCATCGGATTATCAATGCACGAAAAGGAAGACATGGCCGCGGCAATGCGAGAGGCTGGCGCGATTGCATACCTTCCCAAAGAAGGACCGTCTGAGGCGCTGATCTCCGCAATCCGATCCTGCGGCAGGCTGTCACCGACGACGTGACTATTGGTAAGGGATGAGTGAAATCACAGTCATCAGCATTTATCCAACCGCGATTACATGCAGCGTGTAGCTTTGCTGTGTAGTCTCTTCCGCGTCGTCATATGCTTCGATCGTTATGGGATAGCCGCCTGGTACGTCGCAGGAGCCGCTCACCCGGCCTGTTTTTTCATCCATCGACAGCCATGAAGGCGAGTTCACCAGTCGGTAGCGCACCGGACTGGAGCTATGGTTGAAATCCGCATGAGCGTCGTAGCGATATCGCGCCCCAATAAACTCTTCAACCGACGGTTGAGTCGTAAAACAAAGTCCCTTGATCTCAAGGGTCCATACATCATTCTTGAGCGGCCATGCATTACCAGCAATCACATAGAGCTTGTCGTTGAGTACCAGTGGAGAAAACTCGTGGCGCGGTTCCCAAACGTCCTCTGTCTGGAGTTGATTCCACTGCTTTCCGTCGCGCGAATACCACACGTCATTGAAATTGATCGAGTCGGGCTGTCCACGGTAACCACCCATCAGCCAGAGCCGATCTGCGTAAACAGCACACTCGCTCCAGATGCGTACTGGCCAAGGCGCATCATCCGTCACCCGGGTCCAATTCTTACCGTCGTCGGAGCACCACACATCGTTGTATGCTCGAAACGGTTGGTAAGCGACGATCCCGCCTCCGATCACCCAAAGTTTATCCTGAAACACCACGAGATTGCCGAAAAGCTGACGCGGCGACCACGGAGCCTTGGTGCATTCGATCGTCCATTCACGACCATCGATCGATGACCACACATCGTTGTACACATTGCCGTTTCCCGAACCACCAGCTACCCACATACGACCCTTAAACACCGCACTACCGGCTGCGTACCTGCCCTTCCATGGAACATTATCGCTGACGAGTGTCCAGTCTTTGCCGTTGGGTGAGGAATAGAACCCGCCGCTGGCTCCTGAGATCCACATTTTGCCCGCATGCGAAAAACGTACAGGGATGTTGATTCCCTTTGGGTCGGGCAAATCGCCGGAATATTCCCACGTTTTGCCGTCCGCACTGCTCCAGATATCGCTGACCAGTTCAGGCGTATAGCCGCCGAGAATCCATAGACGGTTGTTAAAGACAAGCTCTCCTTCAGAGTCGCGAATTTTGAAAGGAGCTTCATTGAGAATTCTGTCCCAGTTCAGGAGGGTGTAGGCACGGATGATTTTGAGCCGGGCAAGAAAGCGTGTCTGTCCGTCGGCTGCGGTAACCTCAAGCTGAAAATCGTTAAACCCTGAGTGGAGTGAATACTCGCGCGTCGCCTGACCTTGGACGATGGGTTCGCCGTTGAGCTTGATCGTCGCGCGGGGATCGCGAGCGGTGGCCGTAATGCTCGCCATTTTGATACCGCTGGCGACCTTGACGACGAAGCTGGCGCGGTTTTCATAAATACTGGGGAAAATCGTCCCAACACTGGTTGTCAGCGTTGCGAGGTGGGCATCATTATCCGGATTGTTGGTAGCAGGAATTACCATTTGCATGTTGGAAGGATGATATCACGCTGGTAATGGAAGCCTTGTCCGGTGTTGGTAGCCGTCAACCCAGCCAAAGACACCGCGGGTAACGACCAGAAGACGTTGCGCTACACCAACAAAAAGAGTTTATGACTGCACATGGTCTTGCAATGTGTTGAGATACAAATCAGCGTGGTATGATTCGGACTGTAATTTCTCATCTACGGTGATGTCTTTTCTGTGAAACGGGAGGACTCAGATGGAATCGCTGGATGCGCTGCGGGATCTGTTTGACCGAGACGGATTTGTGATAGTACGCGGGCTTTTCCCTCCAGCAGAGATAGAAGAACTCAGGAGCCAGATCAGCCGTTATGTCCGCGAAGTGGTGCCGAAGTTGCCCAAGGAAGCGGCATTTTTTGATGACTACTCAAAGCCTGAAACGCTGCGCAAGATGCAGGCACTTGATCGCCGTGATCCATGGTTTGCCCAGTTCATGAATCGGGGTAAACACGTTCCCATGCTGGAGCACTTTTTACGAGATCAATTCAGCCCACAGGGGCTTGAGTGGTTCGACAAGCTGCCATTTGATCAAAATGCTACTCCAGCGCATCAGGACGGCTACTACTGGAACCGTAAACCGAATGTCGCCTGCTCACTGTGGATAGCACTTGATCCGGTGGACCGTGAAAACGGCTGCTTGTGGTATGCCCGCGGCTCACAAAAGCTGGGGATTCTTCCACACGAGGCAAGCGGGGTATTGGGGTTCAGTCAGGGATTGAAAGATTTCGATGTCAAAAAAGTGGATGCGGTGCCGGCCGAATTGTCACCGGGTGACGCGGTAGCTCATCATGCGTCCACGATTCACTGGACCGATGTGAATCGTACGCCGCGACATCGCCGCGCGATATCGACGTTTTGTTTTGGAGCATCGACCGTGCTCGATGAAGAAGGTCACGCTCGCTATGCAGCGAGCCTCAAAGCACAACTGGCTAAACGTGGTATCGCCTCCACCATGTGAAAAATTACGTTATTTCAACGAGAGCACTATGCCTGCCATCAGCCAGATCAATCTCGGTATCGTTGGTTCCGTCGGTCGCGGGGGATCATTCAAGCGATCTTGCGACGCGCTGGACGTCATCCGTATCGCCGCTGTTTGCGACACCAATCGCGAAGCGATCGAGCAGTCGCGGTCAGTGCTTGGCGCGGAAAAGAGCTTTACCGAATACGAGGAAATGCTTGACAAGGGAAACGTGGATGCGGTCATCATCGGGACACCGATGCCGCTTCATGTG
Proteins encoded in this region:
- a CDS encoding cadherin-like beta sandwich domain-containing protein; its protein translation is MQMVIPATNNPDNDAHLATLTTSVGTIFPSIYENRASFVVKVASGIKMASITATARDPRATIKLNGEPIVQGQATREYSLHSGFNDFQLEVTAADGQTRFLARLKIIRAYTLLNWDRILNEAPFKIRDSEGELVFNNRLWILGGYTPELVSDIWSSADGKTWEYSGDLPDPKGINIPVRFSHAGKMWISGASGGFYSSPNGKDWTLVSDNVPWKGRYAAGSAVFKGRMWVAGGSGNGNVYNDVWSSIDGREWTIECTKAPWSPRQLFGNLVVFQDKLWVIGGGIVAYQPFRAYNDVWCSDDGKNWTRVTDDAPWPVRIWSECAVYADRLWLMGGYRGQPDSINFNDVWYSRDGKQWNQLQTEDVWEPRHEFSPLVLNDKLYVIAGNAWPLKNDVWTLEIKGLCFTTQPSVEEFIGARYRYDAHADFNHSSSPVRYRLVNSPSWLSMDEKTGRVSGSCDVPGGYPITIEAYDDAEETTQQSYTLHVIAVG
- a CDS encoding phytanoyl-CoA dioxygenase family protein — translated: MESLDALRDLFDRDGFVIVRGLFPPAEIEELRSQISRYVREVVPKLPKEAAFFDDYSKPETLRKMQALDRRDPWFAQFMNRGKHVPMLEHFLRDQFSPQGLEWFDKLPFDQNATPAHQDGYYWNRKPNVACSLWIALDPVDRENGCLWYARGSQKLGILPHEASGVLGFSQGLKDFDVKKVDAVPAELSPGDAVAHHASTIHWTDVNRTPRHRRAISTFCFGASTVLDEEGHARYAASLKAQLAKRGIASTM